From one Lotus japonicus ecotype B-129 chromosome 3, LjGifu_v1.2 genomic stretch:
- the LOC130748638 gene encoding pentatricopeptide repeat-containing protein At1g02150-like: MTTLLQSSLNNKSLSLSLSSSPCYSSPLPFKLSTLNLSQTQSVCYQSLSVTCSISKIHNYGTVDYERRPIVRWNDIYRRISLMENPELGSVSVLNQWENEGKNLTKWELSRVVKELRKYRRHQRALEVYDWMNNRQERFRVSASDAAIQLDLVAKVHGVSSAERFFLNLTDNLKDKRTHGSLLNVYVHYRLKEKAESLLDIMRSKGYVIHSLPFNVMMTLYMNLKEYDKVDMLISEMKEKNIRLDIYSYNIWLSSCESIEKMEQVFEQMGKDPAIVPNWSTFSTMATIYIKMNQFEKAEDCLRKLESRIKGRDRIPFHYLLSLYGGVGNKDEVYRVWSTYKSIFPTIPNLGYHAIVSSLIRIDDIEGAEKLYEEWVSVRSSDDARLGNLLIGWYVKNDNIDKALNFFEHMTDGGSVPNSNTWELLSEGYIADKRVSEALSCLKKAFATDGSKSWKPKPLTLSAFFKLCQDEDDTASTEILIGLLRKSGFLENEAYASLIGLSDATIGKGDLSRTDDIVDSENVDDDSQMLLNQL; this comes from the exons atgacgaCGCTTCTTCAATCCTCTCTGAACAACAAAAgcctctctctatctctctcatcttctcCCTGCTATTCTTCCCCACTTCCCTTCAAGCTCTCCACTCTCAACTTGTCTCAGACACAGAGCGTGTGTTACCAGAGTCTCTCTGTCACCTGCTCCATCTCAAAGATCCACAATTATGGCACCGTGGACTATGAGCGCAGACCCATTGTCAGGTGGAACGATATTTACAGGAGGATATCGTTGATGGAAAACCCTGAACTGGGTTCTGTTTCTGTGTTGAATCAGTGGGAGAATGAAGGCAAGAATCTTACTAAGTGGGAGCTTTCCAGGGTTGTCAAGGAGTTGAGGAAGTATAGGAGACATCAGAGAGCCCTTGAG GTGTATGATTGGATGAACAATAGACAAGAGAGGTTCAGAGTATCTGCAAGTGACGCAGCAATTCAGTTAGATCTAGTTGCAAAAGTTCATGGAGTTTCTAGTGCAGAAAGATTTTTTCTGAACCTGACTGATAACTTAAAAGACAAGAGGACTCATGGTTCCCTGTTGAATGTATATGTGCACTACAGATTGAAGGAAAAGGCGGAATCTTTACTTGACATTATGAGGAGTAAAGGGTATGTGATACATTCACTACCATTTAATGTAATGATGACTCTGTACATGAACCTCAAGGAATATGATAAAGTTGATATGTTGATTtcagaaatgaaagagaaaaacataCGGCTCGATATCTATTCATATAATATCTGGTTATCTTCTTGTGAGTCGATAGAAAAGATGGAACAAGTGTTTGAACAAATGGGAAAGGATCCTGCCATTGTCCCCAACTGGAGTACATTCAGCACAATGGCTACTATATACATTAAGATGAATCAGTTTGAAAAAGCAGAAGACTGCTTAAGAAAGCTTGAGAGTAGAATTAAAGGTCGAGATAGAATACCTTTTCATTACCTCCTGAGTCTGTATGGAGGTGTTGGAAACAAGGATGAAGTTTATCGCGTGTGGAGTACCTATAAATCAATTTTCCCAACTATACCAAACTTGGGATACCATGCTATTGTTTCTTCTCTGATCAGAATAGATGATATTGAGGGTGCAGAAAAGCTTTATGAGGAATGGGTTTCAGTAAGATCTTCTGATGATGCTAGATTGGGAAACCTTCTCATAGGCTGGTATGTGAAGAATGACAATATAGATAAAGCGTTGAATTTCTTTGAGCACATGACTGATGGTGGTAGTGTTCCAAATTCGAATACATGGGAGCTTCTCTCTGAGGGCTATATTGCAGATAAGAGGGTTTCTGAGGCCCTATCCTGCTTGAAAAAAGCTTTTGCCACTGATGGTTCAAAGAGTTGGAAACCAAAGCCCTTAACCTTGTCTGCATTCTTTAAGCTTTGTCAAGACGAAGATGACACGGCGAGCACCGAGATTTTAATTGGGTTGTTGAGGAAGTCGGGATTTCTTGAAAATGAAGCTTATGCATCACTCATTGGCTTATCTGATGCTACCATTGGCAAAGGTGACTTGTCTAGAACTGATGATATTGTTGACAGTGAAAATGTGGATGATGACTCTCAAATGTTGTTAAACCAACTATAG